TGTGGAGAGTTTGTGGAATTCTTTGGGGACAGCCGCGGTGCCCCTTCGCTGGAGCAATTCGACCTGTCAAAATGGCTCGAAATTGAGCCAATTCTGGCTCTCGAATCTTCAGCCGGTCAGCTTGCTCTTCACCAGTGCGCTCACCCGTGAGCCATCGGCCTGGCCCTTGATCTGACCCATGACCATGCCGATAACCTTGCCCATGTCCTTGGGACTCGACGCGCCGGTCTTGGCGATGGCGTCGGCGACGACTTTCCCGAGCTCTTCGTCCGAGAGCTGCGTCGGCAGGTAGCGTTCGATCACCACCATCTCCGCGCGTTCCTTCTCGGCCAGCTCGGCGCGGCCGCCCTTGTCGTAGGTCTCGGCTGCTTCGGCGCGCCGTTTCTTGGCGGAGCTGAGCACCTCGATCATCTGGTCGTCGGTGAGGGCTTCGACCTTGGCTTCGATTCGCTTGTTCTTTGCCTCGGAGGAAATCATCCGAAGCACCGAGAGCTCGTCCTTCTTCCCGGCCTTCATGGCGGCCTTCGTGTCCTCGGTGATGCGGTTCAATATTTCGCTCATGGGTTCCTCCCCTGCCCGGCCTCCGATGCGACCGGGACTCAATCGGTTGCGCAGTCTCTTAGCACCCTGCCGCCGCGATTACTTCTTTCGACTGGCCTTCTCGGTGTGGCCGCTGGTGCCAAAGCGCCGGGCCAGCTCGGCATAGACCTCGGAGATGTCGATGTCCTTGTGGGCGAGCAGAACCAGCGAGTGAAAGAGCACGTCGGAAAACTCTTTGACCACCTCGGTGTTGTCCTTGATCTCGGCCGCCTCGACGAGCTCGCCCGATTCCTCGCGAATTTTTTCGAGGATCTTCGGCAGGCCTTTTTCGAAGAGACTCTTGGTGTAGGACTTCTCTCCGGTGGAGGCCTTGCGGGCCTCGATCACCTCGAACAGGGCGTTCACCACAGCGGGCCCCGAGGGGGTGCCGGCGCTCTCCCCTTCGACCTCCCGGAAGAA
This is a stretch of genomic DNA from Chrysiogenia bacterium. It encodes these proteins:
- a CDS encoding GatB/YqeY domain-containing protein; translated protein: MSEILNRITEDTKAAMKAGKKDELSVLRMISSEAKNKRIEAKVEALTDDQMIEVLSSAKKRRAEAAETYDKGGRAELAEKERAEMVVIERYLPTQLSDEELGKVVADAIAKTGASSPKDMGKVIGMVMGQIKGQADGSRVSALVKSKLTG
- a CDS encoding bifunctional phosphoribosyl-AMP cyclohydrolase/phosphoribosyl-ATP diphosphatase HisIE, with amino-acid sequence MTGQIKWNEQGLVPAVAQCAASGDVLMLAWVDREALDKTFETGFAHYHSRSRGKLWKKGESSGHVQKIRDIRLDCDGDTLLFHVEQTGAACHTGRWNCFFREVEGESAGTPSGPAVVNALFEVIEARKASTGEKSYTKSLFEKGLPKILEKIREESGELVEAAEIKDNTEVVKEFSDVLFHSLVLLAHKDIDISEVYAELARRFGTSGHTEKASRKK